From Neobacillus sp. PS2-9, the proteins below share one genomic window:
- a CDS encoding polysaccharide deacetylase family protein, giving the protein MKKVSIFLIICLSAWISVNNPVVNNYVSSLRDSALPAAKQSDPLYQSIIKNASTYEIPPSDAKVDRVWKAIPGYNGLKVNIGASYKNMKSKGVFDEKKLEYTQVKPKIHLKDLPPTPIYKGHSDKPMVSFIINVAWGNEYLPEMLATLKRHNVSVSFFLEGNWVKRNPDVAKMIVSAGHEVGNHSYSHPDMQKLTAAQTREQILKTNNIIEAATGEKPVWFAPPSGSYRDETIKIADELNMLTVMWTVDTVDWQKPSPDVLINRVMSKIDKGSMVLMHPTESTAKSLDRLITLIEKKDLEIGTVSELMSEERLIK; this is encoded by the coding sequence ATGAAAAAGGTCAGCATATTTTTAATTATTTGTTTGAGTGCATGGATTTCAGTAAATAATCCAGTTGTGAACAATTATGTATCCTCTTTAAGGGATTCGGCGCTTCCGGCAGCGAAACAGTCAGATCCCCTATATCAGAGTATAATAAAAAACGCTTCTACATATGAAATACCACCTTCTGATGCCAAGGTTGACAGGGTTTGGAAGGCTATTCCAGGATATAATGGCCTTAAGGTAAATATTGGCGCTTCATATAAAAACATGAAAAGTAAAGGCGTCTTTGATGAAAAGAAATTAGAATATACCCAAGTGAAACCAAAAATTCATCTAAAGGATTTACCACCAACCCCAATTTATAAAGGGCATTCAGACAAACCTATGGTATCCTTTATTATTAATGTGGCTTGGGGAAATGAATATTTACCTGAAATGCTAGCAACATTAAAAAGACACAATGTATCCGTTAGCTTTTTCCTTGAAGGAAACTGGGTTAAAAGAAACCCAGATGTTGCAAAAATGATCGTAAGCGCTGGGCATGAAGTAGGTAATCATTCCTATTCTCATCCAGATATGCAAAAGCTTACTGCAGCTCAGACAAGAGAACAAATACTAAAGACGAACAACATTATTGAAGCGGCTACAGGAGAAAAGCCAGTTTGGTTTGCACCTCCAAGTGGCAGCTATCGGGATGAGACGATAAAAATAGCAGATGAACTGAATATGTTAACGGTTATGTGGACGGTTGATACCGTTGATTGGCAAAAACCATCACCTGATGTCTTAATTAATCGAGTGATGTCTAAAATTGATAAGGGTTCCATGGTTCTCATGCATCCAACAGAATCAACCGCAAAATCACTTGACAGGCTCATTACTCTTATCGAGAAAAAGGATTTAGAGATCGGTACGGTCTCAGAATTAATGAGTGAGGAAAGGTTGATAAAATAA
- the pnp gene encoding polyribonucleotide nucleotidyltransferase, which translates to MEQTKHVYSMDWAGRNLTVEIGQLAKQANGAVMVRYGDTAVLSTATASKEPKNLDFFPLTVNYEERLYAVGKIPGGFIKREGRPSEKAILASRLIDRPIRPLFADGFRNDVQVISIVMSVDQNCSSEMAAMFGSSLALSTSDIPFEGPIAGVIVGRVNNEFVINPTVEQAEKSDIHLTVAGTKDAINMVEAGALEVPEETMLEAIMFGHDHIKQLIEFQEKIVAEIGKPKREINLYEIDKELEAEVREICEADMLKAIQVQEKHAREDAIKEIKNQVIAKYEEQEATAEDLKQVKQILDKIVKGEVRRLITVEKVRPDGRKIDEIRPLSSQVGILPRTHGSGLFTRGQTQALSICTLGAMGDVQILDGLGIEEEKRFMHHYNFPSFSVGETGPIRGPGRREIGHGALGERALEPIIPSEKDFPYTIRLVSEVLESNGSTSQASICASTLAMMDAGVPIKAPVAGIAMGLVKSGEYYTVLSDIQGMEDHLGDMDFKVAGTSKGVTALQMDIKIEGLSRDILEEALQQAKIGRMHILDSMLATITEPRTELSQFAPKILTMTINPDKIRDVIGPSGKQINKIIEETGVKIDIEQDGTVFIASTDQAMNQKAKKIIEDIVREVQVGELYLGKVKRIEKFGAFLEIFAGKDGLVHISELAEERVGKVEDVLKIGDELLVKVTEIDKQGRVNLSRKAVLKEQREKAENKE; encoded by the coding sequence ATGGAACAAACGAAACATGTATATTCTATGGATTGGGCAGGACGTAATTTAACCGTGGAAATTGGACAGTTAGCTAAACAGGCTAATGGAGCTGTAATGGTCCGCTATGGAGATACAGCTGTATTAAGTACAGCTACTGCTTCAAAAGAGCCAAAAAATCTCGATTTCTTTCCATTAACAGTAAACTATGAAGAACGTTTATATGCAGTTGGTAAAATTCCAGGTGGATTTATTAAACGTGAAGGTCGTCCAAGTGAAAAAGCAATACTTGCCAGCCGTCTAATTGATAGACCTATCCGTCCACTTTTTGCTGATGGCTTCCGTAACGATGTGCAGGTAATCAGTATTGTCATGAGTGTGGATCAAAACTGTTCTTCCGAAATGGCTGCAATGTTTGGGTCATCACTAGCACTTAGTACTTCTGATATTCCGTTTGAAGGACCAATTGCGGGTGTAATTGTAGGCCGAGTAAATAATGAGTTTGTCATCAATCCAACGGTTGAACAAGCTGAAAAAAGTGATATTCACTTAACGGTTGCTGGTACGAAGGATGCCATTAACATGGTTGAGGCAGGTGCACTTGAAGTGCCTGAAGAAACGATGCTTGAGGCAATTATGTTTGGTCATGACCATATTAAACAATTAATTGAATTCCAAGAAAAAATTGTTGCAGAAATTGGTAAGCCAAAAAGAGAAATCAATCTTTATGAAATTGATAAAGAACTTGAAGCAGAAGTAAGAGAAATTTGTGAAGCTGATATGCTTAAAGCAATTCAAGTTCAAGAAAAGCATGCACGTGAAGATGCGATTAAAGAAATAAAAAATCAAGTGATTGCTAAATATGAGGAACAAGAAGCAACAGCTGAAGATTTAAAACAAGTGAAGCAAATCTTGGACAAGATCGTTAAAGGTGAAGTACGCCGCCTAATTACTGTAGAAAAAGTACGTCCAGACGGTCGCAAAATCGATGAAATCCGCCCATTGTCATCACAGGTAGGTATTTTACCTCGTACTCACGGTTCAGGATTGTTTACACGTGGACAAACTCAAGCTTTAAGTATTTGTACACTAGGAGCAATGGGTGATGTACAGATTCTCGATGGTTTAGGAATTGAGGAAGAAAAACGCTTTATGCACCATTATAACTTCCCATCCTTTAGTGTTGGGGAAACAGGTCCAATTCGTGGACCGGGTCGACGTGAAATTGGACATGGTGCACTTGGTGAACGTGCGCTCGAGCCTATTATACCGTCTGAAAAAGATTTCCCTTATACAATTCGCCTTGTATCTGAAGTGCTTGAATCTAATGGTTCTACTTCCCAGGCTAGTATTTGTGCTTCTACTTTAGCGATGATGGATGCTGGTGTTCCTATTAAAGCGCCTGTAGCAGGAATTGCAATGGGTCTTGTCAAATCAGGAGAGTATTATACAGTTCTATCTGACATTCAAGGGATGGAAGATCACCTTGGAGATATGGATTTTAAAGTTGCAGGTACCTCTAAAGGGGTAACCGCACTTCAAATGGATATTAAGATTGAAGGTCTTTCTCGCGACATTTTAGAGGAAGCATTGCAACAAGCAAAAATAGGAAGAATGCACATCTTGGATTCGATGTTAGCTACCATTACAGAGCCAAGAACAGAGCTTTCCCAATTTGCACCTAAGATTTTAACAATGACTATCAATCCTGATAAGATTCGCGATGTGATTGGGCCTAGTGGTAAACAGATCAATAAGATTATTGAAGAAACTGGCGTTAAGATCGATATCGAGCAGGATGGAACGGTATTTATTGCTTCGACCGATCAAGCAATGAATCAAAAAGCGAAAAAAATCATCGAAGATATCGTTCGAGAAGTTCAAGTTGGTGAATTATACCTCGGTAAGGTTAAGCGAATTGAAAAATTCGGTGCTTTCCTTGAAATTTTTGCAGGAAAAGATGGTCTTGTTCATATTTCCGAACTGGCTGAAGAGCGGGTAGGAAAAGTCGAGGATGTTCTTAAAATCGGAGATGAGCTTTTAGTTAAAGTAACCGAAATCGACAAACAAGGCAGAGTCAACTTGTCTCGAAAAGCCGTGTTAAAAGAGCAGCGGGAAAAGGCTGAGAATAAAGAATAA
- the rpsO gene encoding 30S ribosomal protein S15 encodes MAITQERKNELINEYKTHESDTGSAEVQIAVLTESINNLNEHLRTHKKDHHSRRGLLKMVGKRRNLLTFLRNKDVQRYRVLINKLGLRR; translated from the coding sequence ATGGCAATCACTCAAGAACGTAAAAATGAACTTATCAATGAGTATAAAACTCATGAGAGCGACACTGGATCTGCAGAAGTTCAAATCGCTGTCCTTACTGAATCAATCAATAACTTGAACGAGCACTTACGTACTCACAAGAAAGATCACCACTCACGTCGCGGTCTTTTGAAAATGGTTGGTAAACGTCGTAATCTTTTAACATTCCTACGTAACAAAGACGTTCAACGTTACCGTGTGTTAATCAATAAGCTTGGTCTACGTCGTTAG
- the ribF gene encoding bifunctional riboflavin kinase/FAD synthetase — translation MEVKRLNFPHKLDRNDFPPLAMALGYFDGVHMGHQQVILEAKKQAEEQDFRSAVMTFDPHPSVVLGKSKKHVQYITPLSDKIKIIEELGIDYLFIVHFTPEFANLLPQEFIDQYVIGLNVKHVVAGFDYSYGRMGKGTMETLPFHSRDQFSYSVVPKLAQGEEKVSSTRIRHLLNEAKVNELPDLLGRYYRTLGTVIHGDKRGRTIGFPTANIDLNEEYMIPPLGVYAVKMKVKDHWYNGVCNVGYKPTFNKETLKLTVEVHIFEFEQEIYGEEVVVEWHLFLRKEQKFSGIEELVSQIERDKQKAIDYFEKNRQSSC, via the coding sequence TTGGAAGTCAAAAGACTTAATTTTCCACATAAATTAGATAGAAACGATTTTCCGCCTTTAGCAATGGCCTTGGGCTATTTTGATGGCGTTCATATGGGACATCAACAAGTAATCCTAGAGGCAAAAAAACAAGCAGAAGAACAAGATTTCCGAAGTGCAGTAATGACTTTTGATCCGCATCCCTCTGTTGTATTGGGAAAGAGCAAAAAGCACGTACAATATATTACGCCCTTATCAGATAAGATAAAGATAATTGAAGAGTTAGGTATAGATTATTTATTTATTGTTCATTTTACACCTGAGTTTGCTAACTTACTCCCACAGGAGTTCATTGATCAATATGTGATAGGTCTGAATGTGAAGCATGTAGTAGCTGGCTTTGATTATTCTTATGGGCGGATGGGAAAAGGAACGATGGAAACACTGCCTTTCCATTCTAGGGATCAATTTTCTTACTCTGTTGTCCCAAAGTTAGCTCAAGGTGAGGAAAAGGTTAGTTCTACAAGAATTCGTCACTTGCTTAACGAAGCAAAAGTAAATGAACTTCCTGATCTTCTTGGCAGATATTATAGGACATTGGGCACTGTCATTCACGGGGACAAGCGTGGGAGAACGATAGGTTTCCCGACAGCAAATATAGACCTGAATGAAGAGTATATGATCCCTCCGTTGGGGGTATATGCTGTAAAAATGAAGGTAAAGGATCATTGGTATAATGGTGTTTGTAATGTTGGCTATAAACCAACCTTTAATAAAGAAACATTAAAGCTAACTGTAGAAGTTCACATATTTGAATTTGAACAAGAGATTTATGGAGAAGAAGTGGTAGTCGAATGGCATCTGTTCTTGCGCAAAGAACAGAAGTTCTCCGGAATTGAAGAATTGGTTAGTCAGATAGAAAGAGATAAGCAAAAGGCAATAGATTATTTTGAAAAGAATCGACAATCTTCCTGCTAA
- the truB gene encoding tRNA pseudouridine(55) synthase TruB gives MEGILPLFKPAGLTSHDCVFKLRKILKTKKVGHTGTLDPDVTGVLPICIGKATKVAEYITDAGKAYEGEVTIGFSTTTEDASGEVVEKKDVDRTLLREEIQKVLDSLTGEIEQTPPMFSAVKVGGVRLYEYARKGIEVERPTRRVTIYSIELLDDRTEFSGETIRFRFRVSCSKGTYIRTLAVMIGEKLGYPAHMSKLIRIQSAAFTLEDCLTFEEVEKLMETGEISTVLRPLESALSYLPKLQINDKVAEKVKNGAVLPIPEHLKTTNGPIIAETAEGLALAIYAKHPSKPDLLKPVKVLRNE, from the coding sequence GTGGAAGGAATATTACCGTTATTCAAACCAGCAGGGCTAACTTCCCATGATTGTGTATTTAAGCTAAGAAAAATTTTAAAAACTAAAAAAGTCGGACATACAGGAACACTTGATCCGGATGTAACGGGTGTCCTCCCTATTTGTATTGGAAAAGCAACAAAGGTTGCAGAGTATATTACGGACGCAGGAAAAGCATACGAAGGTGAAGTAACCATAGGCTTCTCCACCACGACGGAAGATGCATCTGGTGAAGTGGTTGAAAAGAAAGATGTTGATCGAACCCTTCTACGCGAAGAAATTCAAAAAGTCCTTGATTCGTTGACGGGAGAAATTGAGCAAACCCCACCGATGTTTTCAGCAGTGAAGGTGGGAGGGGTTCGGCTGTACGAGTATGCTCGAAAAGGCATTGAAGTAGAGCGCCCCACTAGGAGGGTAACCATCTATTCAATTGAATTACTGGATGATCGGACAGAATTTTCAGGAGAAACGATTCGATTCCGTTTTAGGGTCAGTTGCAGTAAAGGGACCTATATACGAACATTAGCTGTAATGATTGGGGAGAAACTAGGGTACCCTGCACACATGTCCAAACTAATAAGAATCCAGTCGGCAGCCTTCACATTAGAGGATTGTCTGACCTTTGAGGAAGTAGAAAAACTGATGGAAACTGGTGAAATTTCTACTGTTTTACGACCATTAGAATCAGCACTTTCTTATTTGCCGAAATTACAGATTAATGATAAAGTAGCAGAGAAAGTGAAAAATGGTGCGGTGTTACCAATACCAGAACACTTAAAAACAACTAACGGACCGATTATCGCTGAAACAGCAGAAGGACTGGCTCTCGCCATTTACGCAAAACATCCAAGCAAGCCAGACCTGCTTAAACCAGTAAAAGTATTGCGAAATGAATAA
- the rbfA gene encoding 30S ribosome-binding factor RbfA has product MSHRANRVGEQMKKELSDIIGRKIKDPRIGFVTVTDVQVTGDLQQAKVFISVLGDDEQKENTLKGLAKAKGFIRTEIGHRIRLRKTPEIIFEWDESIDYGNRINTLLHQLHTDDDKPMEKNDEE; this is encoded by the coding sequence ATGAGCCACAGAGCAAATCGTGTTGGAGAGCAAATGAAAAAAGAACTTAGTGACATCATCGGCCGGAAAATAAAAGATCCTCGGATCGGCTTTGTGACAGTTACTGATGTTCAGGTTACAGGAGATTTACAGCAAGCAAAAGTATTTATTTCTGTGTTAGGTGATGACGAGCAAAAGGAGAATACATTAAAAGGCTTAGCGAAAGCAAAAGGCTTTATTAGAACCGAAATTGGCCACCGTATTCGCCTTCGTAAAACACCTGAAATTATTTTTGAGTGGGATGAATCAATCGATTATGGTAATCGAATTAATACCCTTCTACATCAATTGCATACGGATGACGATAAACCGATGGAAAAGAATGACGAAGAATAA
- a CDS encoding DUF503 domain-containing protein, whose product MIIGVAECECIIYDAHSLKEKRAVLQRILSRLKQKFNVSVAEVDFQDVWQRTKIAIAVVTSNRVSTEIELQNSLKFIDSFPEIERTITEIDWL is encoded by the coding sequence ATGATCATCGGTGTTGCCGAATGTGAATGTATCATCTATGATGCACATTCATTAAAAGAGAAACGAGCCGTTTTGCAGAGAATTCTATCTCGTCTAAAACAGAAATTTAATGTATCCGTTGCCGAGGTTGACTTTCAAGATGTATGGCAAAGAACGAAAATTGCCATTGCGGTTGTTACCTCTAATCGGGTATCTACAGAGATTGAATTGCAGAACTCACTAAAATTTATTGACTCGTTTCCAGAGATAGAACGAACAATCACCGAGATTGATTGGCTTTAA
- the infB gene encoding translation initiation factor IF-2: protein MSKIRVYEYAKKHNISSKEIITKLKEMNIEVSNHMATIEDSDVKKLDATFNKKESNTQQSKQMGGGQQQRSNGRPAQQQQQQRPNQRPAQSGQKPQVQSKNAPKAFEEAADKSPTPKKVKVVSPPKAAEGKKQSQETQSKENKVFSSADKAKAKPYNNNQNRNNRNNNNNKKKTHTPVQQAQPQKKKEKELPAKITFSESLTVGELAKKIYREPSEIIKKLFLLGVMATINQVLDKDAIELIAGEYGVEVEEEIKIDTTDLEVYFTEDGTEDLVERPSVVTIMGHVDHGKTTLLDSIRNTKVTEGEAGGITQHIGAYQVVENGKKITFLDTPGHAAFTTMRARGAKITDITILVVAADDGVMPQTVEAINHAKAAEVPIIVAVNKMDKEAANADRVMQELTEHGLVSEAWGGDTIFVPLSAKTGEGIDTLLEMILLVSEVEEYKANPNRKAVGTVIEAQLDKGRGSVATLLVQNGTLKIGDPIVVGTTFGRVRAMVNDKGRRVKEAGPSTPVEITGLNDVPQAGDRFVVFEDEKTARQVGEAREQTALVAQRGEKSVVSLETLFDQLKQGEMKDLNIILKADVQGSAEAVAASLQKINVEGVNIKIIHSGAGAINESDITLAAASNAIVIGFNVRPDVNAKRAAEAEKVDVRLHRIIYKVIEEIEAAMKGMLDPEFQEKIIGQAEVRQTFKVSKVGTIAGSFVTEGKITRDSGIRLVRNGVVIFEGQIDALKRFKDDAKEVAKGYECGVTIKNFNDVKEGDIIEAYVMEEIERK from the coding sequence ATGAGTAAAATCCGTGTTTATGAATACGCAAAAAAACACAATATTTCAAGTAAAGAAATCATTACAAAATTAAAAGAAATGAATATAGAGGTTTCTAACCATATGGCAACAATAGAAGATTCAGACGTAAAAAAACTTGATGCAACATTCAACAAAAAAGAAAGCAATACACAACAGAGTAAACAAATGGGCGGCGGGCAGCAACAACGCTCAAATGGACGTCCTGCTCAGCAGCAACAACAACAACGTCCAAATCAAAGACCGGCACAGTCTGGTCAAAAACCGCAAGTACAGTCTAAAAATGCACCTAAAGCGTTTGAGGAAGCTGCAGATAAATCTCCTACTCCTAAGAAGGTAAAAGTTGTCTCTCCTCCAAAAGCGGCTGAAGGCAAAAAACAGAGCCAAGAAACTCAATCAAAAGAAAATAAAGTCTTCAGTAGTGCAGATAAAGCAAAGGCTAAGCCTTATAATAATAATCAAAATCGTAATAATCGTAATAATAATAATAACAAGAAGAAGACTCATACACCAGTTCAGCAAGCACAGCCTCAGAAGAAAAAAGAAAAAGAGCTTCCTGCTAAAATTACTTTTAGTGAGTCACTCACTGTTGGTGAACTTGCGAAAAAAATCTATCGTGAACCGTCAGAAATCATTAAAAAGCTCTTTTTACTTGGTGTGATGGCTACCATTAACCAAGTGCTTGATAAAGATGCTATTGAATTGATTGCTGGGGAATATGGAGTAGAGGTTGAAGAAGAAATCAAGATTGACACAACTGATCTTGAAGTTTACTTTACCGAAGATGGAACTGAAGACTTAGTAGAAAGACCTTCTGTTGTAACGATTATGGGTCACGTTGACCATGGTAAAACAACCCTTCTTGATTCTATTCGTAATACAAAGGTAACTGAAGGTGAAGCTGGCGGAATTACGCAGCATATTGGTGCCTATCAAGTAGTTGAAAATGGAAAGAAGATTACTTTCCTTGATACACCGGGACACGCTGCATTTACAACCATGCGTGCTCGTGGAGCGAAAATTACTGACATTACTATTCTTGTGGTAGCGGCAGATGATGGTGTAATGCCACAAACAGTTGAAGCGATTAACCATGCAAAGGCTGCTGAAGTTCCAATCATTGTAGCTGTAAACAAAATGGATAAAGAAGCAGCAAATGCAGACCGAGTTATGCAGGAATTAACTGAACATGGATTAGTATCTGAAGCATGGGGTGGGGATACTATCTTTGTACCACTTTCTGCAAAAACCGGAGAAGGAATTGACACTCTTCTTGAAATGATCTTACTTGTAAGTGAAGTAGAAGAATATAAGGCAAATCCTAACCGAAAAGCTGTTGGTACGGTTATCGAGGCACAATTAGATAAAGGCCGTGGATCTGTTGCGACATTATTAGTTCAAAACGGTACTTTAAAAATTGGTGATCCGATTGTTGTTGGAACTACATTCGGACGGGTTCGTGCGATGGTGAATGATAAAGGACGCCGAGTAAAAGAAGCGGGTCCTTCTACTCCAGTAGAAATTACAGGACTAAATGATGTTCCGCAGGCAGGAGATCGTTTTGTTGTATTTGAAGACGAAAAAACAGCCCGCCAGGTTGGGGAAGCACGAGAGCAAACTGCTTTAGTAGCTCAACGTGGTGAAAAATCCGTTGTCAGTCTTGAAACACTATTTGACCAATTGAAGCAAGGTGAAATGAAGGACTTAAACATCATCCTAAAAGCAGATGTTCAAGGTTCTGCTGAAGCCGTTGCTGCATCATTGCAAAAAATAAATGTAGAAGGCGTAAACATTAAAATTATTCATAGTGGTGCCGGTGCTATTAATGAGTCAGATATCACTCTTGCAGCCGCTTCAAATGCAATTGTCATCGGATTTAACGTTCGTCCAGATGTAAATGCTAAGCGTGCTGCGGAAGCTGAAAAGGTTGATGTTCGTCTACACCGCATTATTTATAAAGTAATTGAAGAAATCGAAGCAGCCATGAAGGGAATGCTTGATCCTGAATTCCAAGAAAAGATTATTGGTCAAGCTGAAGTTCGTCAAACTTTCAAGGTTTCAAAGGTTGGTACCATTGCTGGTTCATTTGTTACTGAAGGTAAAATTACCCGTGATAGCGGAATCCGTTTAGTTCGTAACGGAGTTGTTATCTTTGAAGGACAAATTGATGCGCTAAAACGTTTCAAAGATGATGCTAAAGAGGTTGCTAAAGGTTATGAATGTGGTGTCACGATTAAAAACTTTAATGATGTTAAAGAAGGAGACATCATTGAAGCTTATGTAATGGAAGAGATCGAACGTAAATGA
- a CDS encoding YlxQ family RNA-binding protein, which produces MKQNQWMSLVGLANRARKIISGEELALKEIRNGKAKLVLLAADASANTTKKITDKCNSYHVPLKMVEDRHLLGQAIGKEARVVVAVLDVGFAKKLVTLLD; this is translated from the coding sequence ATGAAACAAAATCAATGGATGTCATTGGTTGGCTTGGCCAATCGAGCGCGTAAAATCATATCGGGTGAAGAGCTTGCCTTAAAGGAAATTAGAAACGGTAAAGCAAAGCTCGTTTTATTAGCCGCGGATGCATCTGCAAATACGACTAAAAAAATTACAGATAAATGTAATTCCTATCATGTTCCGTTGAAAATGGTGGAAGACCGTCATCTTCTAGGTCAAGCAATTGGCAAGGAAGCACGCGTTGTTGTAGCTGTTTTAGATGTAGGATTTGCAAAAAAACTGGTAACGTTGCTCGATTAA
- the rnpM gene encoding RNase P modulator RnpM — protein MNTRKKVPMRKCVATGEMKPKKELVRIVRSKEGDVTIDLTGKKSGRGAYLSRDKEAILLAKKKNTLANHLEVSINDSIYEELLELIEKEN, from the coding sequence GTGAACACAAGAAAAAAAGTTCCTATGCGCAAATGTGTGGCAACCGGTGAAATGAAGCCGAAAAAAGAACTCGTTCGCATCGTTCGCTCAAAAGAAGGGGACGTAACCATTGATTTAACTGGAAAAAAATCCGGTAGAGGTGCATACCTTTCAAGAGACAAAGAAGCTATCCTATTAGCCAAGAAGAAAAATACTTTAGCTAACCATTTAGAGGTTTCTATAAATGATTCGATATACGAAGAACTACTTGAGCTAATTGAGAAGGAGAACTGA
- the nusA gene encoding transcription termination factor NusA produces the protein MSSELLDALTILEREKGISRDILIDAIEAALVSAYRRNFNQAQNVRIDLNLQSGSMRVFARKEVVDEVFDPRLEISIADAQHINPNYQVEDVVEMEVTPKDFGRIAAQTAKQVVTQRVREAERGIIYSEFIDREEDIMTGIVQRLDSKFIYVSLGKIEALLPLNEQMPNERYKPHDRIKVFITKVEKTTKGPQIFVSRTHPGLLKRLFEIEVPEIYDGTVEIKSVAREAGDRSKISVHSDNPEVDPVGSCVGPKGTRVQAVVNELKGEKIDIVKWSDDPVVFVANSLSPSKVLDVMVNENEKATTVVVPDYQLSLAIGKRGQNARLAAKLTGWKIDIKAETEARELGIYPREETIRLFDDQVDTDFDYEDDDLD, from the coding sequence ATGAGCAGCGAATTATTAGATGCTCTTACAATACTGGAAAGAGAGAAAGGGATTTCCAGAGATATACTAATTGATGCGATTGAGGCGGCATTGGTATCAGCTTACCGTCGTAATTTCAATCAGGCACAAAATGTCCGCATTGATTTGAACTTACAATCTGGTTCTATGCGCGTTTTTGCAAGAAAAGAAGTGGTTGATGAAGTATTCGATCCACGGCTTGAAATTTCTATTGCAGATGCCCAACATATTAATCCTAATTACCAGGTAGAAGATGTTGTCGAAATGGAAGTAACTCCAAAAGACTTCGGAAGAATCGCTGCGCAAACAGCGAAACAAGTGGTAACTCAGCGTGTTAGAGAAGCTGAAAGAGGTATTATTTATTCTGAATTTATTGACCGTGAAGAAGACATCATGACAGGTATCGTTCAAAGACTTGATTCTAAATTTATTTATGTCAGTCTTGGTAAAATAGAAGCACTATTACCTTTAAATGAGCAAATGCCAAATGAACGTTACAAACCGCATGATCGAATCAAAGTTTTTATTACTAAAGTAGAAAAAACTACTAAGGGTCCACAAATTTTTGTTTCTAGAACTCATCCTGGGTTACTGAAACGTCTATTTGAAATTGAAGTTCCTGAAATTTACGACGGTACAGTTGAAATTAAATCTGTTGCCCGTGAAGCAGGAGACCGCTCGAAAATTTCCGTTCATTCTGATAATCCTGAGGTTGATCCTGTTGGTTCTTGTGTTGGACCAAAAGGAACAAGGGTGCAAGCGGTAGTTAATGAGTTAAAAGGTGAAAAAATTGATATCGTTAAATGGTCTGATGATCCAGTTGTTTTTGTCGCTAATTCTTTAAGCCCTTCAAAAGTGCTAGATGTTATGGTGAACGAAAATGAAAAAGCTACCACAGTTGTTGTACCTGATTATCAGCTTTCATTAGCAATCGGTAAACGCGGTCAAAATGCTCGACTAGCAGCAAAATTAACTGGCTGGAAAATTGATATCAAAGCTGAAACTGAAGCACGTGAGCTTGGAATTTACCCACGTGAAGAAACAATTAGACTTTTTGATGATCAAGTGGATACAGATTTTGATTATGAAGATGATGATTTGGACTAA
- the rimP gene encoding ribosome maturation factor RimP: MSKVTEVVEELAAPIFQELSLELVDIEYVKEGKNWYLRVYIDKDTGVDIEDCGLVSERLSEKLDELDPIPHNYFLEVSSPGAERPLKKEKDFEKAIGKNVFIKTYEPIDGEKGFEGKLLEFDGQHIKIEVKIKTRKKSIDIPYEKVASARLAVVFS, translated from the coding sequence ATGAGCAAAGTAACGGAAGTTGTAGAAGAGCTGGCTGCACCAATTTTTCAAGAACTTAGCTTAGAATTAGTGGATATTGAATATGTGAAGGAAGGCAAAAATTGGTATCTTCGCGTATATATCGATAAGGACACAGGAGTTGATATTGAGGATTGTGGTCTAGTTAGTGAGCGACTAAGTGAAAAACTCGACGAATTGGATCCAATTCCCCATAACTACTTTCTTGAAGTATCCTCTCCGGGTGCAGAGCGTCCATTGAAAAAAGAAAAAGATTTTGAAAAGGCTATTGGTAAAAATGTCTTTATTAAAACTTATGAACCGATTGATGGAGAAAAAGGTTTTGAAGGGAAATTACTTGAGTTTGATGGCCAACACATAAAAATTGAAGTGAAAATCAAAACTCGTAAAAAGTCTATTGACATTCCATATGAAAAAGTAGCAAGTGCAAGACTGGCTGTTGTTTTTTCATAA